GGACGTCCAATCACTGCTTTGCCGCGGTAGGTCACAATCGGGCGTTGCATCAGGATCGGGGCTTTGTGCATGGCGGTTAAGAGTTTTTCTTTATCACTCAGGGACAAGCCCCATTCTTTAAAAATGGTTTCTCCGCTGCGGACGAACTCTTTAAGCTCAAAATGAGCGCTCAACGCGCGCAATTGATCAAGGCTTAACGGTCTTTTTAAGTACTCAACTATCACCGGTTTGAGGCCTTTGTCATGCAGCAGTTTTAATGTTTCCCGGGACTTCGAGCATCGGGGATTATGATAAATCGTGATCGTTTCCATGACATCGCTTTTTTTGCAGATTTGAAAAATCATAGCATGTCAGCGCATTCAAAAAATAGTGGCTATACTTAAAGTTGCCTGAGGTATTGACTGCCTTTACCCCCCACTCACGCTTTAGGAGTGTTGTACGGATGTCTAAAAAAGCGCTAACGCATATCGCCTTTATCCCTGATGGAAATGGTCGT
This region of Legionella taurinensis genomic DNA includes:
- the arsC gene encoding arsenate reductase (glutaredoxin) (This arsenate reductase requires both glutathione and glutaredoxin to convert arsenate to arsenite, after which the efflux transporter formed by ArsA and ArsB can extrude the arsenite from the cell, providing resistance.), whose translation is METITIYHNPRCSKSRETLKLLHDKGLKPVIVEYLKRPLSLDQLRALSAHFELKEFVRSGETIFKEWGLSLSDKEKLLTAMHKAPILMQRPIVTYRGKAVIGRPPEKVLTLLNESMA